A region of Butyricicoccus intestinisimiae DNA encodes the following proteins:
- the glgD gene encoding glucose-1-phosphate adenylyltransferase subunit GlgD, with amino-acid sequence MKNTLGIIIGFDGNNDLRELSEHRPVASVPFGGRYRVIDFMMSNLVNSGCYQVAVLMRDKYQSLLDHLGSGKDWDLSRKRGGMFLLPPNAFAPKSSPLVTENYRTSLEALGSISDMLNKNKSEHVLICSADIVANIPLDEVMKEHKKSEADVTIVCTKNPEGGAFDMFLDLSPRHEVEDIRNGDNMGGKCKYKSMGIYIMKRKYLQSLLSDCVTHNLRSFERDAMQHVFKRGDKVHGYVFDKYSAKIENVKGYFSASMDMLDKDIRDQVFLKNRPILTKIYDEAPTYYGEDAEVSDSLIADGSRIEGTVENSIIFRGCTIAKDAIVKDSIVLPNSSIGEGVELSYVVTDKGVTVRENRKMMGSATYPVAIAKNATV; translated from the coding sequence ATGAAAAATACACTGGGAATTATCATTGGATTTGATGGCAATAATGACTTGCGCGAGCTGTCCGAGCACCGTCCGGTAGCGTCGGTGCCGTTTGGCGGCCGCTATCGCGTGATTGACTTTATGATGTCCAATCTCGTGAACTCTGGCTGTTATCAGGTAGCCGTTCTGATGCGCGACAAGTATCAGTCGCTGCTCGATCACCTCGGCTCCGGCAAGGATTGGGATCTGTCCCGCAAGCGCGGCGGCATGTTCCTGCTTCCGCCGAACGCATTTGCGCCGAAGTCTTCGCCGCTGGTAACAGAAAACTATCGTACCTCTTTGGAGGCACTCGGCTCGATCAGCGACATGCTCAACAAGAACAAGAGCGAGCACGTGCTGATTTGCAGCGCAGATATCGTGGCAAACATTCCGCTGGATGAAGTCATGAAGGAACATAAGAAGTCGGAGGCAGATGTCACCATCGTCTGCACAAAGAATCCGGAAGGCGGCGCCTTTGATATGTTCCTCGATCTGTCCCCGCGCCATGAGGTAGAGGACATCCGCAACGGCGACAACATGGGCGGCAAGTGCAAGTACAAGAGCATGGGCATTTACATCATGAAGCGCAAGTACCTGCAGAGCCTGCTGTCCGACTGTGTGACCCATAACCTGCGCTCGTTTGAGCGCGATGCGATGCAGCATGTGTTCAAGCGCGGCGATAAGGTTCACGGCTATGTATTTGACAAGTATTCCGCAAAGATTGAAAACGTCAAGGGTTACTTCTCTGCATCGATGGATATGCTGGACAAGGACATTCGCGATCAGGTATTCCTGAAGAACCGTCCGATTCTGACCAAGATTTACGATGAAGCACCGACGTATTACGGCGAAGATGCGGAGGTCAGCGACAGCCTGATTGCAGACGGCTCCCGCATCGAAGGAACGGTTGAAAATTCGATCATCTTCCGCGGATGCACCATTGCGAAGGATGCCATTGTCAAGGACAGCATCGTGCTGCCGAACAGCAGCATCGGCGAGGGTGTTGAGCTGTCGTATGTCGTAACGGATAAGGGCGTTACCGTGCGCGAGAACCGCAAGATGATGGGCAGCGCAACCTATCCGGTAGCAATCGCAAAGAACGCGACCGTATAA
- a CDS encoding glucose-1-phosphate adenylyltransferase, with the protein MVRKKECVAMLLAGGRGSRLYVLTTKVAKPAVPFGGKYRIIDFPLSNCVNSGIDTVGVLTQYEPHELNVYLANGQTWDLDRLNGGVSVLSPYENGSGSEWYKGTANAIYQNIGFIDEYDPEYVLILSGDHIYKMDYDKMLDQHKEKNAAATIAVLNVTLEEAKRFGIMNCNPDGSIYEFEEKPAHPKSTLASMGIYIFTWSKLRKYLIDDENDPNSSNDFGKNIIPAMLANGENLQTYQFDGYWKDVGTIESLWEANMDLLSPNSGLDLEDDDWRIYGRTTAAPPHFTGKHATIKHSLVSEGCEIEGNVTNSVLFPNVTVDTDATIEYSILMPGAVVDKGAVVQYAIVAEGAHIRAGAKIGNTPDEAGDNWGVAVVGPDVTIGKNAIVAAKEMPDQDIPDAE; encoded by the coding sequence ATGGTAAGGAAGAAAGAATGTGTCGCAATGCTGCTGGCCGGCGGCCGCGGAAGCAGACTGTATGTACTGACGACAAAGGTTGCAAAGCCGGCGGTTCCGTTCGGCGGAAAATACCGCATCATTGACTTCCCGCTGTCCAACTGCGTAAACTCCGGTATTGATACCGTCGGTGTTTTGACGCAGTATGAGCCGCACGAACTCAATGTATATCTGGCAAACGGTCAGACTTGGGATCTCGACCGCCTGAACGGCGGCGTATCCGTTCTGTCCCCGTATGAGAACGGCAGCGGTTCCGAGTGGTACAAGGGCACAGCAAACGCGATTTATCAGAACATCGGATTTATCGACGAGTACGATCCGGAATATGTGCTGATTTTGTCCGGCGACCACATTTACAAGATGGATTACGATAAGATGCTCGACCAGCACAAGGAAAAGAATGCTGCCGCAACCATCGCAGTACTCAACGTTACGCTGGAAGAAGCAAAGCGCTTCGGTATTATGAACTGCAATCCGGACGGCTCGATTTATGAGTTCGAGGAGAAGCCGGCACATCCAAAGAGCACCCTCGCTTCGATGGGCATTTACATCTTTACTTGGTCCAAGCTGCGCAAGTATCTGATTGACGATGAGAACGACCCGAATTCCTCCAATGACTTCGGCAAGAACATCATTCCGGCAATGCTTGCAAACGGCGAGAATCTGCAGACCTATCAGTTCGACGGCTACTGGAAGGACGTAGGAACCATCGAATCTCTGTGGGAAGCAAACATGGATCTGCTGTCCCCGAACTCCGGTCTGGATCTGGAGGACGACGACTGGCGCATTTATGGCCGTACCACCGCCGCACCACCGCACTTTACCGGCAAGCACGCAACGATTAAGCATTCTCTGGTATCTGAGGGCTGCGAAATCGAAGGCAATGTTACCAATTCTGTTCTGTTCCCGAATGTTACGGTTGACACCGACGCAACCATTGAGTATTCGATTCTGATGCCGGGTGCCGTTGTAGACAAGGGCGCTGTTGTACAGTACGCAATTGTCGCAGAGGGCGCACATATCCGTGCAGGCGCAAAGATCGGCAATACGCCGGATGAAGCAGGAGATAACTGGGGCGTTGCAGTTGTAGGACCGGACGTCACCATCGGCAAGAATGCCATTGTAGCGGCAAAGGAAATGCCGGATCAGGACATTCCGGACGCAGAGTGA
- the glgB gene encoding 1,4-alpha-glucan branching protein GlgB → METNENEKLESRLQAFHDGTEQRAWEWLGAHRAVKDGKKGVQFCVWAPHAADVSVIHEKSGWARDLAPMTRMAEDSEFWSCFLTDIERYDCYKYSIRTKGGQVFDKSDPFAFYAEVRPANASRYYPMDGYVWGDADWMQRRKIAPEPVNIYEVHLGSWQTAEDSSFFNYRVIADRLIPYLCEMGYTHLELLPLLEHPYDGSWGYQPLGFFAATSRYGSPHDLMYLMDRCHQADIGVILDWPAAGFPTDAHGLFMFDGQPCYEACESDPKDMVYGVQKFDLGRGEVQSFLLSSAMFWITQFHADGLRVSSVQPMLYLNYQREAGEWKANQFGENWNTDGARFLRTLCDTVKQQEPTVRMIASSTGKWSSVTKPTALGGLGFTAMWRDTWVQEALTHLQHTDDPEALADWLSLSLLNSTGERFVLPLSHDAVSHGAGSLLARMPGEYHEKFAPLRLLYGFVMMHPGDKLLFMGGEFAQYTEWACHHALDWQDLDCQANRQMKAYVQALNQFYRGNPALWTSDSTEQIVRINRDADSPGLLALERRSPDGERLLAVMNLTAHKLTGCRLTLRDSEEWEEVFCSDAIAYGGTGESGAVTSKKQQDGSCRLTMQMPPYCVRFFKQKK, encoded by the coding sequence ATGGAAACGAATGAAAATGAGAAGTTGGAGAGCCGTCTGCAAGCATTTCACGACGGAACCGAACAGCGCGCGTGGGAATGGCTGGGTGCGCATCGTGCCGTGAAGGACGGGAAGAAAGGCGTACAATTCTGCGTTTGGGCGCCGCATGCTGCGGATGTCTCCGTGATTCATGAGAAAAGCGGCTGGGCGCGTGATTTGGCACCGATGACCCGCATGGCGGAGGATTCGGAATTCTGGAGCTGCTTCCTGACAGACATCGAACGCTACGATTGCTATAAATACAGCATTCGGACAAAGGGCGGTCAGGTTTTTGATAAATCTGATCCGTTTGCTTTCTATGCAGAAGTGCGGCCGGCAAATGCATCGCGCTATTATCCGATGGACGGGTATGTATGGGGCGATGCTGACTGGATGCAGCGCAGAAAGATTGCACCCGAACCGGTGAATATTTATGAAGTACATCTTGGGTCGTGGCAGACAGCGGAAGACAGTTCGTTTTTTAATTATCGCGTCATTGCAGATCGGCTGATTCCGTATTTGTGCGAGATGGGGTATACCCATTTGGAACTGCTGCCGCTTTTGGAGCATCCGTATGACGGCTCTTGGGGATATCAGCCGCTGGGCTTTTTCGCCGCAACCAGCCGGTACGGTTCGCCGCATGACCTGATGTATTTGATGGATCGCTGCCATCAGGCGGATATCGGTGTCATTTTGGACTGGCCGGCTGCCGGATTTCCGACCGATGCGCATGGACTGTTCATGTTTGACGGACAGCCATGCTATGAAGCGTGCGAATCCGACCCGAAGGATATGGTGTACGGCGTACAGAAGTTTGATCTCGGGCGCGGCGAAGTGCAGTCGTTCCTGCTGTCCTCTGCGATGTTCTGGATTACGCAGTTCCACGCAGACGGTCTGCGCGTCAGCTCTGTGCAGCCGATGCTGTATTTGAATTACCAGCGCGAAGCGGGTGAGTGGAAAGCAAACCAATTCGGAGAAAATTGGAATACAGACGGCGCGCGATTTTTGCGCACGCTGTGTGATACCGTGAAGCAGCAGGAACCAACCGTGCGCATGATTGCGAGCAGCACGGGCAAGTGGTCCTCTGTGACCAAGCCGACGGCACTCGGCGGCCTTGGATTCACCGCTATGTGGCGCGATACATGGGTACAAGAAGCGCTGACGCACTTGCAGCATACGGACGATCCGGAAGCATTGGCGGATTGGCTGTCGCTGTCTCTGCTCAACAGCACCGGAGAGCGGTTTGTTTTGCCGCTGTCTCATGATGCCGTGTCACACGGCGCAGGCTCTCTGCTGGCACGCATGCCGGGAGAGTACCATGAAAAGTTTGCACCGCTTCGGCTGCTGTATGGCTTTGTCATGATGCATCCGGGTGACAAGCTGCTGTTCATGGGCGGTGAGTTTGCACAGTACACCGAATGGGCGTGTCATCATGCGCTGGACTGGCAGGATTTGGACTGTCAGGCAAACCGGCAGATGAAAGCCTATGTGCAGGCGCTCAATCAATTTTACCGCGGCAATCCGGCGCTTTGGACGAGCGACAGCACCGAACAGATTGTCCGGATCAATCGAGATGCCGACAGTCCGGGATTGCTTGCGCTGGAGCGGAGAAGTCCGGACGGCGAACGGCTGCTCGCGGTCATGAATTTGACCGCACACAAGCTGACCGGCTGCCGCTTAACCTTGCGGGATTCGGAGGAGTGGGAGGAAGTTTTCTGCTCTGACGCAATCGCATACGGCGGAACGGGAGAGTCCGGTGCTGTGACAAGCAAAAAACAACAGGACGGCAGCTGCCGCCTGACGATGCAGATGCCGCCGTACTGCGTTCGATTTTTTAAACAAAAGAAATGA
- a CDS encoding CinA family protein has product MTQPELEQQVARCLTQRGLTLSVAESCTGGLLSARITDVAGASKFYKGGACTYCNEIKQKILGVRAETLETYTAVSQQTAAEMAQGIARVYGTDLGVGITGYAGPDGGEDGTPVGTIYIGLFWKGSTQVHKIVSPHGRSQARQDAADEALCMILHAIKE; this is encoded by the coding sequence ATGACACAACCGGAACTGGAACAACAAGTGGCGCGGTGTTTGACACAGCGCGGGCTGACGCTTTCTGTTGCAGAAAGCTGCACCGGCGGGCTGCTGTCCGCACGGATTACCGATGTGGCGGGTGCGTCAAAATTCTATAAAGGCGGCGCCTGCACCTACTGCAATGAAATCAAGCAAAAAATTCTCGGCGTGCGTGCGGAGACGCTGGAGACGTATACGGCTGTGTCGCAGCAGACAGCGGCGGAAATGGCACAGGGCATTGCGCGCGTCTATGGAACCGATCTCGGCGTTGGCATCACCGGCTATGCCGGTCCGGACGGCGGAGAGGACGGCACACCGGTCGGCACCATTTACATCGGACTGTTCTGGAAAGGAAGCACGCAGGTTCATAAAATTGTATCTCCGCATGGACGTTCGCAGGCGCGGCAGGACGCGGCGGATGAAGCGCTGTGTATGATTCTGCATGCCATAAAAGAATAA
- a CDS encoding 3-hydroxyacyl-CoA dehydrogenase family protein, with protein sequence MKVAVVGSGVMGLGITQAFAQSEGYEVNLCVVSGKGFDHKRALLEKPLKRQVAKEKITQERMDEIMGKITICDISGCKEADLIVESAIENLQAKEKLLKEIEEIAKPDALIASNTSSLSITEISGELTRPIIGMHFFNPAAVMKLVEVIPGMTTTREMVETVKKISEDIGKVPVEVIEGPGFVVNRLLIPLINDAIQIFEEGLASVEGIDTAMKLGANHPMGPLALGDLIGLDVCLAIMEVMYHETLDPKYRPARLLRKMVRAGRLGQKSGKGFYEYNELGRIIPGSALSTIG encoded by the coding sequence ATGAAAGTAGCAGTTGTTGGTTCTGGCGTAATGGGTCTGGGCATCACCCAGGCATTCGCACAGTCTGAAGGATATGAAGTAAATCTTTGCGTTGTCTCCGGCAAGGGATTCGACCACAAGCGTGCGCTGCTGGAGAAGCCGCTCAAGCGTCAGGTTGCGAAGGAAAAGATTACACAGGAGCGCATGGACGAAATCATGGGCAAGATCACCATCTGTGACATCAGCGGATGCAAAGAGGCTGATCTGATTGTAGAGTCTGCCATCGAGAATCTGCAGGCAAAGGAAAAGCTGCTGAAGGAGATTGAGGAAATTGCAAAGCCGGATGCGCTGATTGCATCCAATACATCGTCCTTGTCCATCACGGAAATCAGTGGCGAGCTGACCCGTCCGATCATCGGCATGCACTTCTTTAACCCGGCGGCTGTCATGAAGCTGGTCGAAGTCATTCCGGGCATGACTACCACCCGTGAAATGGTTGAGACGGTCAAGAAGATTTCTGAGGACATCGGCAAGGTTCCGGTAGAAGTTATCGAGGGTCCGGGCTTTGTTGTAAACCGTCTGCTGATTCCGCTGATTAACGATGCGATTCAGATCTTTGAAGAGGGTCTGGCTTCTGTAGAGGGCATCGACACCGCGATGAAGCTGGGCGCAAACCATCCGATGGGCCCGCTGGCTCTGGGTGACCTGATCGGTCTGGACGTTTGCCTTGCTATTATGGAAGTTATGTACCATGAGACGCTGGATCCGAAGTATCGTCCGGCTCGCCTGCTGCGTAAAATGGTTCGCGCCGGCAGACTGGGTCAGAAGTCCGGCAAGGGCTTCTACGAGTACAACGAACTGGGCCGCATTATTCCAGGCTCTGCGCTGTCCACGATTGGATAA
- the thiI gene encoding tRNA uracil 4-sulfurtransferase ThiI has protein sequence MKEVLLLKLGEVVLKGLNRRRFESRLLANLRRRVSKVGKCSVYIMQSTIYVEPADGVDMDEVLDAVHNVFGVAAICRAAVCEKDMDAIWNTVNEYLGDELESVQRFKVEAKRSDKKFPLNTIQICQKIGGDLDDKYENLIPDMHNPELRVNIEVRDKAAYVHAGKMPGPGGMPVGTNGKAALLLSGGIDSPVAGYMMAKRGLELCAVHFFSYPYTSERAKEKVMELAELLTHYAGRMEVYVVPFTEIQEAIRDNCPEDMFTLIMRRFMMRLAERVAQEHDAGALITGESLGQVASQTMEAMSVTGAVCSMPVFRPVIGMDKEEIVQISRKIGTFETSILPYEDCCTVFTPKHPLTRPKKFKVEEAEKVLDVDALVEKALAGVECVTL, from the coding sequence ATGAAAGAAGTTTTACTGTTAAAGCTCGGCGAAGTCGTGCTCAAGGGTCTCAACCGCCGCCGCTTTGAGAGCCGCCTGCTCGCCAATCTGCGCCGCCGTGTATCCAAGGTCGGTAAGTGCAGCGTGTATATCATGCAGTCTACCATCTATGTAGAGCCGGCAGACGGTGTGGACATGGACGAAGTGCTGGATGCCGTGCACAATGTATTCGGCGTTGCAGCAATTTGCCGTGCAGCGGTCTGCGAAAAGGATATGGACGCTATTTGGAACACGGTCAATGAATATCTGGGCGATGAGCTGGAGAGTGTCCAGCGCTTCAAGGTTGAGGCAAAGCGCTCGGATAAGAAGTTCCCGCTCAATACCATCCAGATTTGCCAGAAAATCGGCGGCGATCTCGATGACAAGTATGAAAATCTGATTCCGGACATGCATAATCCGGAGCTGCGCGTCAATATCGAGGTGCGCGACAAGGCGGCATATGTACACGCAGGCAAAATGCCGGGTCCTGGCGGCATGCCGGTCGGCACCAACGGCAAGGCGGCTCTGCTGCTGTCCGGCGGCATCGACTCTCCGGTTGCCGGTTATATGATGGCAAAGCGCGGTCTGGAGCTGTGCGCGGTGCATTTCTTCAGCTATCCGTATACCTCGGAGCGCGCGAAGGAAAAGGTCATGGAACTGGCGGAACTGCTGACCCACTATGCAGGCCGCATGGAGGTCTATGTTGTTCCGTTTACGGAAATTCAGGAAGCCATCCGCGATAATTGTCCGGAGGATATGTTTACGCTGATTATGCGCCGCTTTATGATGCGTCTGGCAGAGCGTGTGGCGCAGGAGCATGACGCCGGTGCGCTGATTACCGGCGAGAGCCTGGGTCAGGTCGCTTCGCAGACCATGGAGGCGATGAGCGTCACAGGTGCGGTTTGCTCGATGCCGGTGTTCCGTCCGGTAATCGGCATGGATAAGGAAGAAATCGTACAGATTTCCAGAAAGATCGGTACATTCGAGACCTCTATCCTGCCATATGAGGATTGCTGCACCGTCTTTACGCCGAAGCACCCGCTGACCCGTCCGAAGAAGTTCAAGGTGGAGGAAGCGGAGAAGGTGCTGGATGTCGATGCGCTCGTAGAAAAAGCGCTGGCTGGCGTGGAGTGCGTGACACTGTAA
- a CDS encoding cysteine desulfurase family protein — protein MHYLDHAATTAVLPEAAALACQVMTEQFGNPSSVHKMGIEASGIVETARRHVAAILNAEPSEITFTSCGTEATNTAIFGACRRRGQGKHIITTAIEHAATLNTVHKLEQEGFEVTYLQPDADGHISVSDLREAIRPDTVLLTCMLANNEVGTVLPVKEFGKILKKKAPKALFHIDAVQGLARLPIKPKLWNADFISVSGHKIGAPKGIGALYIKKGTRIAPLMYGGGQERGMRPGTEAVPNIAAFGEACRVRLEQMDENYAKVQALCDRLTAGIAARFSWAKYNGKHDIPHVVNVSFPGCKSEVLLRILEMHDVYVSSGSACSKGKASHVLAAMKVDHADIDSALRISFAPSNTEEDVDALLDALEEGTARLRRA, from the coding sequence ATGCATTATCTGGATCATGCGGCGACAACTGCCGTCTTGCCGGAGGCTGCTGCGCTCGCCTGTCAGGTGATGACCGAGCAGTTCGGCAACCCGTCCAGCGTACATAAAATGGGAATCGAAGCATCCGGCATTGTAGAGACTGCGCGCCGCCATGTGGCAGCGATTCTCAACGCCGAGCCGTCGGAAATTACCTTTACTTCCTGCGGCACAGAGGCGACCAACACCGCGATTTTCGGCGCGTGCCGCCGCCGCGGACAGGGCAAGCACATCATTACAACGGCAATCGAACACGCGGCAACCCTCAACACCGTGCACAAGCTGGAACAGGAGGGCTTTGAAGTCACCTATTTACAGCCGGATGCAGACGGACACATTTCCGTGTCGGACTTGCGCGAAGCGATTCGTCCGGATACCGTGCTGCTGACGTGTATGCTTGCAAACAACGAAGTCGGAACGGTATTGCCGGTCAAGGAATTTGGCAAGATCCTCAAGAAAAAAGCCCCGAAGGCGCTGTTTCACATTGATGCCGTGCAAGGTTTGGCGCGTCTGCCTATCAAGCCGAAGCTGTGGAATGCAGATTTTATCAGCGTCAGCGGACATAAAATCGGTGCGCCGAAGGGGATTGGTGCACTGTATATCAAAAAGGGCACGCGCATTGCGCCGCTCATGTACGGCGGCGGACAGGAGCGCGGCATGCGTCCGGGCACAGAAGCTGTACCGAATATCGCCGCGTTTGGCGAGGCGTGCCGCGTGCGTCTGGAACAGATGGATGAAAACTATGCAAAAGTACAGGCGCTGTGTGACCGCCTGACAGCTGGCATCGCTGCGCGATTCTCTTGGGCAAAGTACAATGGCAAGCATGACATTCCGCATGTTGTCAACGTGTCGTTCCCAGGCTGTAAGAGCGAGGTGCTGCTGCGCATTTTGGAGATGCATGACGTATATGTATCGTCCGGTTCCGCCTGCTCCAAGGGCAAAGCCAGCCATGTGCTCGCGGCGATGAAAGTCGATCATGCAGACATTGACAGTGCACTGCGCATCAGCTTTGCCCCGTCCAATACAGAGGAAGATGTCGATGCCCTGCTCGATGCCTTGGAAGAAGGCACGGCGCGGCTGAGACGGGCATAA
- a CDS encoding ATP-binding cassette domain-containing protein has translation MIRLEHVAKAYKNTVIFRDLSLEIPTGASVAVTGYNGSGKSVLLKLITGFSRPDSGTITVDGNVIGKDVDFIQNAGVFINAPQFMNSATGYENLMMLAEINRKIGKEQVLQILDRVKLTEAKDKKVRTYSQGMIQRLRIAQAVMEQPDILIMDEPLNALDRDGIDIAHSIFQEYIDDPSKTLLFASHNAEEIKTFATSVLHVENGTAEFQE, from the coding sequence ATGATTCGGCTAGAACATGTGGCGAAGGCGTATAAAAATACCGTGATTTTTCGCGATTTGAGTTTGGAAATTCCAACGGGCGCATCGGTTGCCGTCACAGGCTATAATGGCAGCGGCAAAAGTGTGCTGTTAAAGCTCATCACGGGATTTTCTCGTCCTGACAGCGGAACGATTACCGTAGATGGAAACGTGATTGGAAAAGATGTTGATTTCATCCAAAATGCGGGCGTGTTTATCAATGCTCCTCAGTTTATGAACAGCGCAACAGGCTATGAAAACCTGATGATGCTGGCGGAAATCAATCGCAAGATTGGAAAAGAGCAGGTATTGCAGATTTTAGACCGTGTGAAGCTCACAGAAGCCAAGGACAAAAAGGTTCGCACGTATTCTCAGGGCATGATTCAGCGCCTGCGTATTGCGCAGGCTGTGATGGAACAGCCGGATATTTTGATTATGGATGAGCCGCTCAATGCGCTGGATAGAGATGGCATTGACATCGCGCACAGCATCTTTCAGGAATACATAGATGATCCGAGTAAAACCCTGTTGTTCGCCTCGCATAACGCAGAGGAAATTAAGACTTTTGCAACTTCTGTGCTCCATGTGGAAAACGGAACGGCGGAGTTTCAGGAATAA
- a CDS encoding GerAB/ArcD/ProY family transporter has translation MNPISSRQVTGVLLVVLSGWSLTMTAQDGRDGWIVLLLAGLCSLPVAALCCLASERMPQGDWFQLPRAAFGAVGGTLYMWTLAALAFWSLCMTVLSGVIFLRTVSGGIWPVWLLTAALLVCAAASAQHGVRQLALWAQPMVWLVVLALLLSLVLSWKQLDFYELRPILSGGVKDLPKRVYLLLSVPFGEVFYAAAVLGGQGTRIRNGLLRACVLAGVLLSVLYLRNICLLGAEGARGVLYPSYTAASVLSFGEAFQRGEVLISGSLLVCTVARAALILSFFAGCVRAGSTCQKSHGVWLGAILTSAICILCAGSNQAFGMAQELYQILFLPVVVLAAGALFAKVHTKSSL, from the coding sequence ATGAACCCCATCAGCAGCCGACAGGTGACAGGTGTGCTTCTCGTTGTGCTCAGCGGCTGGTCGCTGACCATGACGGCACAGGACGGGCGGGACGGCTGGATTGTTCTGCTGCTCGCGGGACTGTGCAGTCTGCCGGTTGCGGCGCTGTGCTGCTTGGCGTCCGAACGGATGCCGCAGGGCGATTGGTTTCAGCTGCCGCGCGCGGCGTTTGGCGCAGTGGGCGGCACGCTGTATATGTGGACGCTTGCCGCGCTGGCGTTTTGGTCGCTGTGTATGACGGTGCTCAGCGGTGTGATTTTTTTGCGGACGGTATCCGGCGGGATTTGGCCGGTGTGGCTGCTGACGGCGGCACTGCTCGTGTGCGCGGCGGCTTCGGCACAGCATGGCGTGCGGCAGCTTGCGCTTTGGGCGCAGCCGATGGTGTGGCTGGTCGTGCTGGCTCTGCTGTTGTCGCTGGTGCTGAGCTGGAAGCAATTGGACTTTTATGAACTGCGTCCGATTTTATCGGGCGGCGTGAAGGACTTACCCAAACGCGTGTATTTGCTGCTGTCTGTGCCGTTTGGCGAGGTGTTTTATGCGGCGGCGGTGCTCGGCGGACAGGGAACACGCATTCGCAATGGTTTGCTGCGCGCTTGTGTGCTGGCGGGCGTTTTGCTCAGTGTGCTGTATTTGCGCAACATCTGCCTGCTCGGCGCAGAGGGCGCACGCGGGGTTTTGTATCCGTCGTATACGGCGGCAAGTGTGCTGTCGTTTGGCGAGGCGTTTCAGCGCGGAGAAGTGCTGATTTCCGGCAGTCTGCTCGTGTGCACCGTGGCGCGCGCGGCGCTGATTTTATCGTTTTTTGCCGGATGTGTGCGGGCGGGGAGCACCTGTCAGAAATCACACGGTGTGTGGCTTGGGGCAATATTGACAAGTGCGATTTGCATTTTATGCGCAGGCAGCAATCAAGCATTTGGAATGGCGCAAGAGTTGTATCAGATTTTGTTCCTGCCGGTCGTTGTCCTCGCGGCAGGCGCGCTGTTTGCAAAAGTGCATACTAAGAGCAGCTTATAG